DNA from Alnus glutinosa chromosome 2, dhAlnGlut1.1, whole genome shotgun sequence:
gatttataatcttcgccttaggaaattagattcgaggacaaccagcggatcttttataagctatctagtaaaatTTAAAGGGTTTTCAtgttttattattcttcatataatcctagagttgtagattgtaaaatttctagaggatgcggaACCTAGtaggagtgctcattcacataaattggaatttgaggaagcactagagttggccaaatctcctcctcatagaggatgattgattgtattcagggaaaattaaattgattatcctgagccacaatcacttatagaacaaccaactcatacagaacaagttcaaaatctattctcccattgcaaaatgcagaggaagtagaattaagaaaaatcctatagaataaggagatcaacaattcttagtgatcatgttgtatatctcccagagtctgatgttgacattggacataaagatgatccaaatttgttttcacatgctatgagtggagaaaactccacattgagattcagcgccatgaagtaagagataaatccattgctcaaaagtcaagctagactcgcagccaatggttttactcataaggaaggcattgattgtagtaaaacattctctccagtgtctaagaatggttcatcaagataatcatagcattagtagctcatttttgacctagagctacatcaaatggatgtgagaaCAACTTTCGAGAATAGGGATCTCAAGTAAGAGGTTTATATGAAACAATTAAaagggttttataaataatagtcagaaagcttgcaaattaaggaattctatttatgggctgtgatagatctctcatcggtgatatactttttacaaggttattattttattgtttattgaaaaaccttgttaattagtatatataccttaaggtcagtgagAATACcataatctttctagtcctatatatggatattatttttgcaagtggtgatttaggtttgctacataaagttcatttcacaaactttgaaatgaaggatttgggtgaaatctcttatgtcttttgacatagagattcacagagacataaagagtattaacattgtctcagaaggcctacattgaaaaagttttggaaagatttagaatgaaggattatgcaccttcagtagcaattaagagggaccaattaaatgcagattaatgtcccaaaaggtattagAATAAGGGCAGATAaaaagttttaagcgtctgcattatacataaccatatgactgacaataagtatattgggtcaataaagtgctgcaaataaagtcttgcggtatatgcaaggaaccaagaagtacaacttaacctaaggatacactttccatttgaaggtggttagttgttcagatttgagttttgctgattgtgtaaaTAGTAGAAAAtttactttagggtatatatattttttttagagatatatcttaaagatgcagtatgcagactatagttgctacgtctaccaagaaagctaaaagtctagcgtgctatgaacttagtacacaggcatgatggatgagacattctgttgaaagtctcaatattgtcgattttacagttagaccataaagacaCCCTGCgttaattctactataatcttcttttataagaataaagagtggaagcagaagtaaatcgacatcaagtatctcagtacgagagataacattaagggtctattgagcatataagtactgaattaatgattgcggatcctatgacttaaagtttactggtaaagaaagaataaagtcatgcggagtatatgaaactcattaattcattcttttgcttgatttgtctctttttagtttatagacataaagttattataataaaaattttgtgcacatttgttattttattcatgaggataaataaagttggacccgaatgacttataagaagttcattcataaagcttgattatccataaggtactcatatAAGAAGTGTTTTATATTGTGaaacatggaagggacgacctaattttataatggttttaccgccatgattcgtgtgaaacatttcttatctgagtgggaggattccataagtgattggccaaactaagaaacctaataccataaggttatgtgtcataaaggccaagtgggagaatgtaaaatattatctccatatatggcctatatgccacatatatggtgtttattatatttaataaataaatagtatatacgaTATTACGGTtaagtaatttaattaattaaattaccgtaatggaatcgattaattgatttaaaatcaattaataatattgtttccttgatgggaggaacaatacagtatttaccatatttgagggtccctgacctagcctataaattaatagcatgtgtacaccatcagtatggcaatacagtcataggcataggttagaagatccctcaaataatctttttttgttcttcagatggatcgtggaaacgcttgagcaaatatggctagaggtaagcctgaacttgtcttatttgttttccgctgcgcatgttagtttaagcaatatgttgaatatttctaacaataTTTAGTTCATGATATTGAAATATTATCTATTTACAGGTTATattaccatatttgtatttaatcaCTACCCTATAAATTGagacatttgtattgtaaacaaagTGAATGAGAGCACAATGTAACCTTAAAGGCCATTCAGAGTGTTGGATGTATATAGGTGTTCAACACCGAACTATCCGTAATTCTTTGTCTGTCTGGTACTATCTTCTTCCGCTATTATTCCCATATTTTATAATTCCCCAGAAACTTCAACATAATGGCAATTCAAAATCTTTGCTATATATGTTACTTCCTTTGTGCTCTCTTTGCCCTCGTTCTTATACTCTCTCTCATCTGAAGTTGTAGCTTCACGAGATGATCATGCAAGTGAGTTTGCGCACAAATTAACCACTCTCATATATGGTGTTCTCGTATTCCTGCCTTCAAAGTACCAAGTTCCTTCTGTTTCTAGctactttcattttttataacaaaaaagaaaaagaaaaagtattagaatatttgattaaacaattaaattaaatatttttaatagtttaaacttttggcaTAATTGATAATctatattcttaaaaaaactaatataaaaaAGCAAAGTCCAAAATTTGAGACAGGCCAgtgttaggttttatttttgggttggaAAATTCATGAGTACTTTACTCTACTTGTCATTGGTAACCTTTTTATCATACTTACATCGGTCAGTATGACATGAGTGGGATAAATGGGAATAAAGAATATCATTAGTCTTAAAGTCTTGTTACATGTTTTGATTCTAGTTGTTGGGTTGTTATAATATATGATCACCAAAAATGTCATAAGAGAAGAATATGTAATATCTCGATATATGTTCAAAATGCATGCGATTAATtcttatatgcattttttatatttttttcttactaATAATACATGTTACATGCCTTTAATAAATTGTGTTGGAGGAAAACCTTGTTTGATCTACCAAgatatatattctaaatattaaTGAAGGCTGTCCTTAATTAGGTTGTCGAGGCAAGATGTTTGAACAGCAGAGAAAATATAATTGGCGAGCAAAGGTTGGTGATGaataaatattatgaaaattagtTATGACTAATTGCATACAAATCTAAAAGCtaataaattaaacaatcatATATAGTGGAGGACTTCATCTTTTTCATAGTGGAGGACTTCATCTTTTCATAGTGGAGGACTTGTTTCCTAGAAGTCATTTTCACATCTCTCAAGTGTCTATGTTTAGGGAAATGATCCTTGCACTCTTGGAGtacaacaatggtacaacaacaatggtacaacaacaacaacaagtcATTTTCACATCTCCCAAAGACTAGCCCTTTTTAAGTCTTgttcagaaagaaaaaatgttgaGTGCAATGCTTCCTTGACACTTGATGTTTCTACTAGATGAAATTCTACTTATATGATGTTGGAGGTGGCAGAGAAGTACCAAAGGGCATTTGAACTTATGATAGATGAAGATGgacattttttaaactatttgtaCGAGGATGGTGGTGGAAAAAGGGGGTTGGGTTCTCCGACTAATGATGATTGGCATAATATCCGTCACTTTATTAAGTTCTTGCAAGTGTTTTATGATGTCACAATGCAAATCTCTGGTTCCTTGCACTCAACTTCCTATTTATATTTCGATGTACTTTGTTCTGTTTATTCATGTTTGACAGAATATTCTGAAAGTAGTGATCCGTTGTTGAATACCATGGCGAATAGAATGAAAGTAAAATATGATAAGTATTGGGGAGATGTTGAGAAGATTAACCCGTTGTTGTTTGTGGCTAGTTTGCTTGATCTACGTTACAAGATGGCTAGTTTGTAATATTGGTTTCGACTTAGTTTTGGGGCTGAGAAAGCAGAAAGAATTGATTCTCAACTGAAGTGGGTATTGGGTCAGTTATATGAGTACTACGCCAGTGGTTCTAAAAATATTGGAAGTGGGTCTATGTTATCAAATGATGAAGTGCGGAGTGATACAACATTAGTTGGTAGTTCTAGGTCTAGAACTACTTTTTTAcagaattttcattcatttcggGCGTCTCGAAATTTGATGCAATGTAAGACATAaatagaacaatattttttggaggATGTTGAGACACCTAGTGAaaactttgatattttaatgtggTGGAAGGTAAATTCGACAAAGTTTCCAATCCTCGCTGAGATAGCGCGAGATGTATTGGCAATTCCAATTACCACGGTTGCTTCCGACTCAGCATTTAGCACCGGTGGTCGTGTGATAGATCCTTATCGAAGTTCTTTGGCTCCAAAAACAGTTGAGGCTCTTGTATGTACTCAAAATTGGTTGAGATTTTCTCCCATTAGTGCACATGAATCATACTTGTTTTGGGGCTGAGAAAGCGGAAAGAATTGATTCTCAACTGAAGTGGGTATTGGGTCGGTTATATGAGTACTACGCCAGTGGTTCTAAAAATATTAGAAGTGGGTCTATGTTATCAAATGATGAAGTGCGGAGTGATACAACATTAGTTGGTAGTTCTAGGTCTAGAACTACTTTTTTAcagaattttcattcatttcggGCGTCTCGAAATTTGATGCAATGTAAGACATAaatagaacaatattttttggaggATGTTGAGACACCTAGTGAaaactttgatattttaatgtggTGGAAAGTAAATTCGACAAAGTTTCCAATCCTCGCTGAGATAGCGCGAGATTTATTGGCAATTCCAATTACCACGATTGCTTCCGAGTCAACATTTAGCACCGGTGGTCGTGTGATAGATCCTTATCGAGGTTCTTTGGCTCCAAAAACAGTTGAGGCTCTTGTATGTACTCAAAATTGGTTGAGATTTTCTCCCAATAGTGCACATGAATCATACTTGTTTaacgttgaagatgaagagagtTACAAGCTTGACTCAGGTAAtggtaacaaaataaatttcatattttgttaattgttcCAATTATTCattgatttattaattttttaaaaaatttattgtgatAGAAATAATATCCAATTTCATCACATATGATGCAGATTAAGGCTTGAAGAATGTACTTTGTTGAAAGATGTCTCTTTGTTAGTTCgaggtatttttatttatattagggataattacacttaactcccctgatttatccacgatgtggcgatttaccccccaatgtaccaaaattggtacatgatccccccgaacttgccaacgtgtggcaaaatcaaccttccgtctaatcgaccgttcgtttggatggaaagtcggtcacgtgcaagtcacgtgacttggggagggtctTTGTCTTAAAAGGTCACGtaacttgcacgtgaccgattttccgtccaaacgaacggtcgattggacggaatgttgattttgccacacgttggcaagttcggggggtcatgtaccaattttggtacattggggggtaaatcgccacaccgtggataaatcaggggggttaagtgtaattatcccattatattattattatttttacataaaatttagtttgtaaaatttactatgcttatgttttgatttatttgattattgcaGGTATCACATGGAAGGAATAAAATcaagttttttagtttaatttgattATTGATAGGATCAAATTAAGGGatgttatttaatatttaatttatgttagttttatttagcaaattttaatttggtttgtgaacttttaaattattttttgtttaattattttagtgaagTATTATATAAGAattaaagtattttatttatttattacttttaaattactctttattttttaacacacATCTAAAGCACCATGAGCCACGTTgctgttttttcctttttctttttacgttGCTGTTTTACCATTAATGGTTGTTGGCCAGCTTTTTTAATACAAGCCAAATCAAAGTCAGATGAGCCACGTGATCTCTCCTTTTGAGAACCTCCACTGCAACGGACGCACGACTGTGTACCGTAATGTTGCTTAACAAACAAGGATTGATAGCCTGTAAACTAGTTGACAGCCAGCCTCTTAAAAATACTTAAAGAAAGATATCTATgccttttcatttcatttctatcCATATCTTTTGCTACAATGAATAATGATAGCCTATAAAACTAGTTGACACTGCTGCACAGTTCTATGCACAAGGAGACCTATCTTTGATTCGTAATGGAAAACATGATTAAGGTGTACGTGCTCTTGCTCACTGTGTATTACATACGTCTCATTGTTTCAGTTCCTGTCCTTTATTCTCTATTTGCCTAAAAATccacgctctctctctctctctctctctctctctctctcgctcgcttGCTGAAAACGCTTCGAATTCTCTCTCATCCTCATATATTTTATGGTAAAATTTAAACTGCAAATTCTGTGAGTGAATTTGTCTCTGTCTTTGTCTTTCTCTCTGTGAATCtgttcgtttttatttttttatgcacaTTGTGATGTTCTTTTTGTTCTGATTTTGTCCGTTTTGTGTTTTTCGTGTATTTGTTTTGGAGAATTTGTTGCATGTCAAGCTAAGTGTGGAATTTCCTGGTCTCCTTTTTGTTGAGTTGAATTTCTACTAAATCAAGCCCATCGCCGCCGTCGTCACCACCACCATAACCGTAGTCTTGCCGCCTCACGAACCAGCGACGTAGAAGCCATTTTTCTCATCAGTCTAACAGCAGagtctctcatttttttttttttgtacaaacaAACTAACAGTAACAACAAAGCAAACCTTTAACCGATTGCCGACCGGTTACCGTCACCGGTAATGGTCGAAATAAATCTCGTCGGAAGAAAGTCGGTGAAGTTACCAACTTCACCGACAAAGTCGGGACGGTAGGCGGAAAACCCCTTACCGTTCCCGATTCCCCCAATACCCACCCCCAGTACGTGCTGTGAGATGTGGGAAAGTTTTGTGATTTGGCAGTTGGGGTGTGTGCGCATGACAATTTCCTGTCCTGCGCGCACGCCTAAACCAACTAcaaccgtttttttttttttttttttttttttttttttttttttttttttttttttcgagaaaACGACTCcggttggagtcgttttatatatatgttaaactaacatattaataaattattaatacttagtatatatataacatatattgtaaatatagttagtatataattagtgtgtgtgtgtgtgtatatatatatatatatatatatatatatatatatatattttatacttatattatagttacttagttatataaaatatattagacttataactacttgctcacattatacatatatcattAATTTATGAACTCGAATAGCAATCTCAACGAGTTTGAGTTTGAGCTTGCCCAAGTTTTAAATGAGCGAGTCGAACTTAAACACACATTTTATAGATTGGTACTAGTTCAAGATTGAAaaattatccatatatatatataatgaactCTAACATGATACatatgccatatatatataacgaacTCTAACATGATATAATTGCGAGTTATTTTCAAATTCGGGTTTgaacttaaaaaatttaataacctagctcgagctctagttgagctgAGTTTGTCGAGTAACCCGCATCGACTCGAATGGGGCATTCTCAACGAGCTTGAACACACATTTTATAGATCGGTTTTAATTCGAGATCAACTATTCAATTAAGCTCAACTCATAAACGAatcagtcttgaaatcttaaatCCTAGGGTTAAGGTTATTATAAAtggagttctttttattttttaaaacgactTCAATTTCAAAACAGCTTCAAGTGGAGTTTTAACAAAAATGCTTGAATTAGaagtgttttaacaaaaatgactCTAATTACAAGCGTTTTAACAAAACGTGCCTCAATTGGAGGCTTTTTAAAtcggctccaattagagccgttttaatttGCTATAAATCGGCTTCAATTGAAGCTGCTTTTATAcaaatggctctaattagagccgttttaacaatgcaactccaattagagccgttttcaATAACATGGCTccaatttagagtcgttttcaataaaacggctccaatttaGAGCCGTTTCTTATAAAGCGACTCcagttggagccgttttaaaatgtctcaaattgGAGACGCCTTagaaaaacggctccaattggagccgttttattCAATGTGGCTCCAAATGGATTCGTCTCGTTAGAACGGTAGAGCCGTTTATCATAAAGCGGCTCAAATTGGAGCCGTTTAAAAACGGCTTTAATTCGAGACACCTTAGAAAAAcagctccaattggagccgttttagttaaTGCGGCTCCAAATGGAGCCGTTTTGTTTAAGCGGCTCCATGTTGAGCCGTTTTGATTAAAACGGCTTCAATTTGAGCCGTTTGTATGAAGCGGCTCCAATTAGAGTCGGTTTGAACTAAatcggctccaattggagccgttttaacaaaaatggctCTAAAAGCCGGTTTTTTTGTAATGTTACGAACAGACCACACTGGAATAGGATTCAAAAGTTGGTAAGATTTGGAAATAAAATGTTCCAATTGCCAATCAAAATAATGGGTCCTAGTtgagaaaagtaaaaataacaatttgcgAGTTACATTCTGAATATCTAATCTAGATTCTCACATTCGTTTTTAATTCTTGAAGAAATAAGGACATACGTCAATGTAATAAAtgtaaaaaactaattaattgaaagaattttctccaaatttgaaaataatctttgtaaaaaagaaaaaaaaaatcataaattgaAATAATGGCTAGAAGTAGAACCTATGTCATGTTCAGTAACAAATGAATCTTAGCTTGCCTTCCATTTATcccgttaaaaaaataaaaataaaaaccaattaaataaataaaaaatcttggcTTTGGGGACCGAAAGTGGGAGTAAATTAGAATCCAAGTATGGAGGATGCTTTCGACCTTCCCCaagtcttctttcttttttttcttttttttctttttgggttggtGATCTTCCGTAGTCACCGTCTTAATTTGTTCGACTTTCTAAACATTCTAAGCCCATTGTTTCACAATTCCACCTAACTCACATGGAGAGCTTCACGTAATCCTTCAATAATAATGTTGAGATAACTCAGgttaatatgttaattaaatgattaaatttattttattttattgaaacaatcaatgatttaacatagtatcaaaaCAGTGATTCTAAGTTTAAACGTACACCatcaaaaaggagaaaagaaattgGACTGGGGGTTGATATTACTAATAGGAACTCCAATAACAAGAGGAATGGATGAAATGAGAATACTTTCACATTCATTAATAGAGGACTAGCATGCACTGCTATGAAATTGACGAAAATTTTTTACGAAAGGACCAAATTGGAATAAGATTTAAAAGTTGATAAGCTTTGGAAATAAAATGTTCCAATTGCCAATCAAAACAATAGGTCCATTTTTAATTAAGCATGTATGCACATAAGAATTAAATGTTTGGGAAGAAATAAGGACATACGTCAATGTCATAAATGTAATAGACTAATtaattgaaagaattttctctaaatttgaaaataatctttgtaaaaaagaaaaagaaaaaatcataaattGAAATAATGGCTAGAAGTAGAACCTATGTCATGTTCAGTCACAATTGAATCTTGCCTTCCATTAATTTACcctgttaaaaaaatagaaaataaaaaaaaatcatggctTTGGGGACCGAAAGTGGGAGTAAAATTAATCTGTGGGTCTCCTTGTTTTTGAAGTCAAGATTTCGTTTTTTTACTACCCACAAGAATGGTCTTCTCAagtcttctttctctttttccttttgggtcGGTGATCTTCCAATTTGTTCGACTTTCTAACATTCTAAGCCCATTGTATCACAATTCCACCTAACTCACATGGAGAGCTTCACATAATCCTTCAATAATACTGTTGAGAGAATTCTATGTTAGtatgttaattaaataattaaatttactcttttgaaataattgattatttaacatggtattaaagcAGTAATTCTAAGTTTAAACACTGTCTTCATATATAATTTACctctcatttaaaaataaacatttcatttattagattcatttattaagaaagaATTTAAACGCCCACATGAAAAAATAGTACGTACAGAACCAAGCACAACATGAGAATTCAAAAAACTATGGCAAAGAGAAACTAGAGGCTGAAAAGTGGGAGAGTTGAAAACAGCGACGTGATTACATGTGTTCACATGCTCTACTACAAAAATATAACGCCGCCTCTAAATAacatggctatatatatacataagaaCTCCACCttctttttcatcaaaaaattcaaattcaaaaccctAGTCTCCATCTTCAAGTTTAAGGAAAAAATGAGTGTAGAAATATTGGATGCTGCCACCATCTTCAACTTCGTGGAGGATGAAGCATTCAATGTCTCAATACGTGACCGTTTTGCTCTCCTGGACGCTGACCAAGATGGTCTTCTCTCGTATGCAGAGATGTTGAAGGAGTTGCAGAGTCTAAGGGTCTTTGAGACTCACTTTGGGATAGATGTGAAGCCCGACCCAAATGAACTAGCTCGTGTCTATGATTCCATGTTCATGCAGTTCGATCATGACTCCAATGGGGCAATTGATCTTGAGGAGTTCAAAGATGAAACCAAGAAGATGATGCTTGCTGTTGCTAATGACATTGGATTCTTGCCAATTCAAATGGCCCTAGAAGAGGATAGCTTCCTGAAGAAAGCTGTTGAACGTGAGTCCACAAAGGTGGCTGTTTAAGTTCACCGATGTATTAGAGATATCAGATATTCAGACTCCAATTACGCTGGTTGCCCGGATTAGAAATTATTGCATCCTCCATGTTTTCACTATAGTGGAgtaatttcgttttttttttttttttttttcctttccttttcttaattTTGATCATAGTTACTAATGGAAATAAATGAACTTTGTTTTGGCGGCTAAGATGG
Protein-coding regions in this window:
- the LOC133862044 gene encoding uncharacterized protein LOC133862044, producing the protein MMLEVAEKYQRAFELMIDEDGHFLNYLYEDGGGKRGLGSPTNDDWHNIRHFIKFLQVFYDVTMQISEYSESSDPLLNTMANRMKVKYDKYWGDVEKINPLLFVASLLDLRYKMVNSTKFPILAEIARDVLAIPITTVASDSAFSTGGRVIDPYRSSLAPKTVEALFPILAEIARDLLAIPITTIASESTFSTGGRVIDPYRGSLAPKTVEALVCTQNWLRFSPNSAHESYLFNVEDEESYKLDSGITWKE
- the LOC133862053 gene encoding uncharacterized protein LOC133862053; translated protein: MSVEILDAATIFNFVEDEAFNVSIRDRFALLDADQDGLLSYAEMLKELQSLRVFETHFGIDVKPDPNELARVYDSMFMQFDHDSNGAIDLEEFKDETKKMMLAVANDIGFLPIQMALEEDSFLKKAVERESTKVAV